A single Glycine soja cultivar W05 chromosome 14, ASM419377v2, whole genome shotgun sequence DNA region contains:
- the LOC114384285 gene encoding universal stress protein PHOS32 codes for MAKARTVGVAVDFSPTSKLALRWAVDNLINKGDQIILITVQPPQAHHTRKELFEDTGSPLVPLEELRELNFTKQYGIARDPEVIGILDTASKTKGAKAVAKVYWGDPREKLCNAVEDLHLDSLVVGSRGLGPIKRVLLGSVSKHVMTNASCPVTVVKGKQSSNSRH; via the exons ATGGCAAAGGCACGAACTGTTGGAGTAGCCGTGGACTTTTCTCCTACCAGCAAATTAGCTCTTCGTTGGGCCGTTGATAATCTCAtcaacaaaggtgatcaaatcaTCTTGATCACTGTTCAGCCTCCCCAAGCTCATCACACCCGAAAGGAGCTTTTTGAGGACACTGGTTCAC CTTTGGTTCCTCTGGAGGAATTGAGGGAGTTGAATTTTACTAAGCAATATGGGATTGCTAGGGATCCTGAGGTCATAGGTATCCTTGACACTGCCTCCAAGACTAAAGGG GCAAAGGCAGTGGCAAAGGTGTACTGGGGAGATCCAAGGGAGAAGTTGTGTAATGCTGTGGAAGATCTTCACCTGGACTCTTTGGTTGTTGGAAGCAGGGGTTTAGGTCCCATTAAAAG GGTGTTGTTGGGCAGTGTAAGCAAGCATGTGATGACAAATGCTTCTTGCCCCGTCACAGTGGTTAAGGGAAAACAATCTTCCAATTCCCGTCATTAA